In Pseudomonas sp. PDNC002, the DNA window CATTTGCCTCGCGAAGCATCTCGCAACCTTCTGGCCGGTGGCGGGAGAGGCCTCGCGAGGCGACGGGCATAGCTCCGGGAGGTCGCCATGCCACGCAAGTTCTTCGCCCAGCAGATCTATCGGCACAAGGTCGTGCTGGTCAGCGGCGGCTGTTCCGGCATCGGCCGCGCACTGGTGCTGCGCTTCGCCCAGGCGGGCGCGCACCCGGTGATCCTCGACCTCGATCAGTCCGCCCTGGATAGCCTGGTGCAGCACCTGCGCGAGCACCTGGGCGTCGAAGCCCTCGGCCTGCGCTGCGACATCGCCGACACCGAGTCGGTGCAGCGCAGCGTGGCGCTGGCCATCGAGCGCTTCGGCGGTATCGATGTGCTGGTGAACAACGCCGGCATCACCCACCGCAGCCTATTCATCGAGACGGAGCTGGCGGTGTTCCGCCGGGTGATGGCGGTGAATTTCTACGGCGCGCTGCATTGCACCCAGGCGGCATTGCCCAGCCTGCTGGAGCGACGCGGGCAGATCGTCGTGCTGAGTTCGCTGACCGGCTTTGCGCCATTGCTCTACCGCAGCGCCTACAACGCCAGCAAGCATGCGCTGCACGGGTTGTTCGACACGCTGCGCATGGAGCTGGACGGTACCGGCGTGGCGATCACCCTGGCCTGTCCCGGATTCACTGCCACCGACCTGCGCAAGAATGCGCTGGTGGGCGATGGCTCGGTGATCCGCCAGCCGGCGGTGGTGCTGGGCGCGGAGGTGGCCTCGCCGCGCGACGTGGCCGAGGCGATCTACCAGGGAGCGCTGCAGCGGCGAAGGTTGCTGGTGCTGTCCAACGTCAATTGGCGGGCGCGCATCCTGGCGCGGTTTTTCCCGCGCCTGTTCGAGAAGTTGCTGGTGCCGAAGATGTCGGGGCTCAGGCCGGGGCACTGACCATTGTTGTTAGGGCAGTGTTTTCTTTCGGGGAGCTCTGTGCCCGTGCTTTCCCCTCACCCCAGCCCTCTCACGGAGGGAGAGGGGGCCGAATGTGCCGGCTGACACCATGATTTCATCCTGCGCCGAGCGGTTCCCTCTCCCCCTGGGAGAGGGCTAGGGTGAGGGCCGGGCCGAGCGCAGAAACACCGCTTGGCAACGTAGGGCGCATAACGCCCGCGGCGTTATCCGCCGGTCTGGCGGATAACCCGTTCCGGGTTATGCGCAGTGCGGGGGGCGCATCAATGCGAGTGGCTGTCGAAACCGCCGCCCGCCAGCGACATGTCCCAGAACGACGCCTCGATCTTGTGCCCATCCAGATCACGGATGAAGCAGCCGTAGTACGGGTCGCCATAGAGCGGGCGCGGGCCGGGCGCGCCGTCGTCAGTGGCGCCGGCCGCGATTGCCGCGCGATAGAACGCATCCACCTGCTCGCGGGAGTTGGCCATGAAGCCGAAGTGCGTGCCGTTGCCGACGCCGGCCGGGCGACCGTCGATGGGCTTCTGTACCCAGAACTCCGGGAACTCGCGACCGTAGGCCACTGCGCCGGGGTGCTCCATGATCTGCTGGCAGCCCAGGGTACGCAGGACCGCATCGTAGAAGGCCTTGGCGCGCGGGTAGTCGTTGGTGCCGATGGAAATGTGCGAGATGCAGCTGGGCGGATAGCTCGGTTGGTCGCTCACGGGAGACTCCGGTGATAGGCAGAAGACACCAGCGTAGAAGCTCGGCGTGCGGTTTGCCGTGCGATTGGTTGCCGCATTTTGCGGCGCCTCAGCTGTCGCGTTCGGGCAGCAGGATGAAGATGCGGTACGCCGCCACCGTCAGCAGCAACTGGAAGAAACCGCTCAGCGAGTGCAAGGCGACTCCGGCGACCGGCGAGTCCTTGCCGATATCGTTGATCCAGCCTTCGGCGATCCACACCGGCGCGAGAATCGCCAGCGAAGTCACCAGCACCAGGAAGAAGTGCCCGGTGGTCAGGCGGAAGCTCTCGCGCATCGAATCGATGGGAGTCTGGCCGCGCTGCACCAGCAGGAACTCGGAAAATGCCAGTTTGATCATGATGAAGATGCCCGGCAGCACCAGCAGCGACAGGCCCACCACGATCAGCAGCGAGGTGATCGCCGAGAGCAAGGCGAAAGCCGGCCACAGGCGCAGCGCCGCGCTCCACAGTTCGCGCACGCCGCGCTCCGCGCCTTCGCCGGCATCGATCATGTAGAGGATCAGGCTGGCGGTGTAGATCGGATAGAACACCAGGCCCGCGGCCATGCCCCAGGGGGCGAAGTTCTGCGAGCCGGCGGCGAGGTTGATCTGCTGCTGGACCAGCGTCTCGATGACGATCCACGGCAGGCACAGCGGCACCAGGGTGCCCACGTGGCGGGAGAAGAAATACCAGGTGTCGCGAAGGATGGAGAGGGGATTCATCAGTAACCCGATACTGTCCGAGGGCTTCGACTCTAACTTAAGCAAACCCTCAGATAGAAGGCGCGAGAATTCTGCGACCGGAACTTGTTTTTTTCCGACCTGATCCAATGTTCGAAGGGCAAGCAACCTTGCTCGAACCACCCGCTCACTCGAGGCCCGCCATGAATTCCGAAGAGCAATCCCTGATCGATGGTCTGTTCACCCGCCTGCGCGACGCCGAGGCGCAGACCGCGCCGCGCGATCCCCAGGCCGAGGCGCAGATCAACCAGCACCTGGTACAGCAGCCTGCCGCGCCGTACTACATGGCCCAGGCGATGCTGATCCAGGAGGCGGCGATCAAGCGTCTGGACCAGCGCGTCAAGGAACTCGAAGCCCAGGCCCAGCAAAGTCGCCCCAGCAGTGGCGGCTTCCTCGCCGGTCTGTTCGGCGGCGGCCAGAGCCAGGAGCAACGCCCGGCGCAGCCGCAGCAGCGCCCGGACGGCTGGGGTCAGACGCGCTTTTCCCAACCCGGCGGCGGCAATGCGAACTACGCCAGCAATCCCACCAGCAACCCGAATGATTGGCGCCCGGCCCAGGCTCCGGCGGCCCAGGCGGCGCCGCAAGGTGGCGGCTTCCTGCGTGGCGCGCTGCAAACCGCGGCCGGTGTGGCGGGCGGCGTGATGGTGGCGAACGCGCTGACCAGCCTGTTCCACAGCAGCCAGCCGCAGGAAATCGTCGAAGTGATCCAGGAGCAGCCGGTACAGCCGGAGCCCTCGAGCTTCAATGATTCGCTGCCGGACGACTCCCTGCAGAACGGCGATCGCTATGCCGACAACGGTTTCAGCGATGCCAATTACGACGACAGCGGCAGCTTTGGCGACGATTCGGGCTTCTTTGGCGGCGACGACGGCGACATGTTCAGCTGAGCCGCCCGCCCGCCGGGACTGGCGGGGGCGCGCCGCTGTGCCGATAATGCGCCCCCGCTGTTCGAGTCCCGGAGCCACCGTTGAAGACCATCGCCCTGTTCGCCGACGTGCAGAACCTCTACTACACCGTGCGTCAGGCCTACGGCTGCCACTTCAACTATGCCGCCCTGTGGGCCGAGCTGAGCGCCCAGGGCACCATCGTCCAGGCCTACGCCTACGCCATCGACCGGGGCGATGCCCGGCAGCAGCAGTTCCAGCAGATCCTGCGCAAGCTCGGCTTCACCGTGAAGCTCAAGCCCTACATCCAGCGCGCCGACGGCTCGGCCAAGGGCGACTGGGACGTGGGCATCACCATCGACATCCTCGACGCCGCACCGAACGTGGACGAAGTCGTGCTGGCTTCCGGCGACGGTGACTTCGACCTGCTGCTCGACCGCGTCCGCGCCGGCGGTACCGATGCCACCGCCTACGGCGTGCCGGGCCTCACCGCCCAGGCGCTGATCCGCGCGGCCAGCCGCTACGTGCCCATCGAAGGCGCGCTGCTGCTGCGTTCCTGAGCCTTGCGGCTACAATGCCGCCCATTCCGAATTCGTATTGCGAGCGCTCCATGACCTTCGCCACCCTCGGCCTGATCGATCCCCTCCTGCGCGCCCTCGACGGGCTCGGCTACCAGAACCCGACGGCGGTCCAGGCCCAGGCCATTCCGGCCGTGCTCAAGGGCCGCGACCTGCTCGCCGCCGCCCAGACCGGTACCGGCAAGACCGCCGGCTTTGCCCTGCCGCTGCTGCAGAAACTGCTGCACGAAGGCCCGCAAGTAGCGGCCAACTCGATCCGCGCGCTGGTGCTGGTGCCGACCCGTGAACTGGCCGAGCAGGTCCACGAAAGCTTCCGCGCCTACGGCCAGCACGTGCCGCTGCGTACCGCTGTGGCTTACGGCGGAGTGAGCATCAACCCGCAGATGATGAAGCTGCGCAAGGGCGTCGACGTGCTGGTGGCCACGCCCGGCCGCCTGCTCGACCTGTACCGGCAGAACGCCCTGAAATTCACCCAGCTGCAGGCCCTGGTGCTGGACGAAGCCGACCGCATGCTCGACCTGGGCTTCGCCCGCGAGCTGGACGAAGTCTTTGCCGCGCTGCCCAAGCGCCGGCAGACCCTGCTGTTCTCCGCGACCTTCTCCGACGCTATCCGCCAGATGGCCCGCGAGCTGCTGCGCGACCCGCTGACCATCGACGTGGCGCCACGCAACACGGCGGCGAAGACGGTGAAGCAGCACCTGGTCACCGTCGACAAGAAGCGCAAGGCCGAGCTGTTCCTCCACCTGATGCGCGAGCAGGGCTGGCGCCAGGCCCTGGTGTTCGCCAAGACCCGCAAGGGCGTCGACGAACTGGTTGGCCTGTTGCAGAAAGAAGGCATCCGCGCCGACTCGATCCACGGTGACAAGCCGCAGCCGTCCCGCCTGCGCGCGCTGGCGCGGTTCAAGGCCGGCGATGTGGACTTCCTCATTGCCACTGACGTTGCCGCGCGCGGCCTGGATATCGAGGAAATGCCGCTGGTGGTCAACTTCGACCTGCCCATCGTCCCCGAAGACTACGTGCACCGCATCGGCCGTACCGGCCGCGCCGGCGCCAGCGGGCAGGCGATCTCGCTGGTCTGCGCCGACGAAGTGCAGCAGCTGGCGGCCATCGAGACGCTGATCGGCCAGACCCTGCAGCGCCAGGAAGAAGATGGCTTCGAGGCGGAACACCGGGTGCCCGTCACCGCCCCTGGCGGCCAGATCACGAAGAAGCCGAAGAAGCCCAAGCAACCCAAGGTGCCGGAAGGCAAACCGGGCAAGGTCCACCTGGGTTCGCTGCTGGACGACAAGCCGCAGGTCAAGGCGGTGCGCAAGGCGCCGGGCTTCGGTCTTGGCGGCAAACCGGCAGGCGGCAAGTCTCCTTCCGGCAAGTCGCCTGCTGGAAAGCCGGGCGGCAAGGGCGGTCGTCGGCCCTGAGCCGTTAAGGCGCGCGCCTGCTTCATCGCGGTGCGCCGCCAAGGGCTGATTCGGGGCTGTCTCCAGGCTCGGCGGGGCCTTGCGGGGTGTGGCGCAAAAGCTGCATTTCCGTGTGGAATCCCGAACGCCTATAGTGTGCCCATCGCGCACACAACAAGAACGACAGCCCATGCGCCACAAGGAACTCAAAGCCTGGACCGGCGGAGTCGCCCATCTGCTCTCGCTGGCCCCCGGTCGCCCGCGCCTGCTCGGCCTCAGCCAGTGGCTGCAGCAGGTCTGTGCGGTGGATAACTTCGTGCTCTTCGTCTACGAAGGCAACCACCGGCCGCTGGACCTGTTCGACACCTTCCCGGCCGACGTCCGTCACGTCTACGTCGAGGACTACCAGGTTGGCCCCTACCTGCTCGATCCCTTCTACCTCGCCTGTACCCGCCACCAGGCGCCGGGGCTGTGGCGCCTGCGACAGTTCGCGCCGGACCACTTCTACCTGGGCGAGTACTACCAGACCTACTACCAGCAGACCGGCCTGACCGAGGAGATCGCCTTCTTCGTCGACCTGGCCGACGGCGCCACCGCCGTGCTCTCGCTGATGCGCAAGGCCTCCAGCCCCGCCTACAGTCGCGACGAGATGCAACTGCTCGAATGCGCGCGGCCGGTGGTCGAGCAGGTGGTGCGCGAGGCCTGGGAGCTGCGCCGCGCGCAACCGCGCCCGGCGCAGGACCTGGACTACCAGATCCGCGAGGCCTTCGACCAGTTCGGCGCCCAGTTGCTCACGCCCCGCGAGCAGGAGATCGTCCAGCTGCTGCTGCGCGGCCACTCCAGCGCCTCGGTGGCCGAGCAGCTGGATATCAGCCCCGGCACGGTGAAGATCCATCGCAAGAACATCTACGCCAAGCTCGGCATCGGCAGCCAGTCGGAGCTGCTCGGGCTGTTCATCCGCGAGCTGGCGGGGCGCGATGCGGCGGGTGGGATGCGCGCGGTGGGGTGAGCAGACCTCCGGCGAAATCCGTGCCACGCTCTTCCCCTCACCCCAACCCTCTCCCAGAGGGAGAGGGGGCCGTCCGTGCCGGCTGAAGCAAAGGTTTCATCCTGCACCGAACGGTCCCCTCTCCCGCTCGCGGGAGAGGGTTAGGGTGAGGGGCCTTTGATCTGGTAGACACGATCCAATCCCGCCATCTATCCCCCGAGGGATATATACACCCCGAAAGCCCCATTGCTAGCGTGACCACCAACAAGAACAAGGTGGGAGCGCGGTGATGGAAAGCGGTCAGGATGTCGATATCGAGTTCCGTAACGTGGTCAAACGCTACGGCAGCGTGCCGGCGGTCAACGGGCTGAGCTTCAAGGTGAAGCGCGGCGCTTTCCACTCCTTCCTCGGCAGCTCCGGCTGTGGCAAGACCACCACCCTACGGATGATCGCCGGCTTCGAGCAGCCCAGCGAGGGCGAGGTGCTGCTCGCCGGCCAGGCGGTGGCCGGGGTGCCGGCGCACCAGCGTGCGGTGAACATGGTGTTCCAGCACTACGCGCTGTTCCCGCACCTGACGGTGGCCGAAAACATCGCCTACGGCCTGCGCTACCGCACACCACGCCCGGACCGCGCGCAGCAGCGCCGGATGGCCGACGAAGCGCTGGAGATGGTGCGCCTGTCCGGCTTCGGCACGCGCAAGCCCCACGAGCTTTCCGGCGGCCAGCAACAGCGCGTGGCGCTGGCCCGCGCGCTGGTGAACAAGCCCACCGTGCTGCTGCTCGACGAGCCGCTGGCGGCACTCGACCGCAAGCTGCGCAAGGAGATGCAGTCCGAGCTGCTGCGCCTGCAGCGCGAGGTCGGCATTACCTTCGTGCTGGTCACCCATGACCAGGAAGAAGCGCTGTCCATGAGCGACAGCATCAGCATCATGAAGGACGGCCTGATCATCCAGACCGCTACGCCCGAGGCGCTCTACGAGACCCCGGCGAGCCGCTACGTGGCCGACTTCATCGGCGAGTCCAATCTCTTCGCTGGCACCGTGCGCCGCCTCGACTCTGGCCGCGTGGTGCTGGGCACCCCGGCCGGGCTGGAACTGAGCAGCCCGCCGACACCCACTGGCCCCTCGCTCTCGCCCCAGGCCGAAGGCTGCATCGCCGTGCGCCCCGAGCTGGTCGGTATTGCCGCCGCCGATTCGGAGCTGCAGCGCGATGTGCGCCTGAAGGGCCGGGTCGAGGACCGCATCTACCTGGGCAATCTCACCGAATACCGCGTGCGCACCGATGCCTTCGGCATCGTCTGCGTGCGCGTGCCGCGCAAGGCCGGCGGCGAGGCGGAAGCCTTCGAGCACGGCGCGCCGGTGCAGGTCGGCTGGAACCAGGCCAGCGGCCTGGCCATGGCGCTCTGAACCGGGCTCAGCCCGACGATCCAACCATAACGACAATCAGCAGATAGGCGGGGAGTGACGATGGACAAGAAGAGCTTCATCAAGACGATGCGCAGCTGGGAAAACGGCTCCATCACGCGACGCGACTTTCTCGGCAAGACCGGTCTCGGCCTGGCGATGGCCGTGGTCGCCGCCAACACTCCCGGCCTGCTGACCGGCAAGGCCTACGCGGCCGAGGGCAGCAACATCGGCGACCGCCTGGCCCTGGCCACCTGGCCGAATTACCACAGCCAGGAGAACTTCGACGCCTTCGCCAAGGCCACCGGCGCGCGGGTGCAGATGAACGTATTCGGCTCCAACGAGGAGATGCTCGCCAAGCTGCAGGCCGGCGGCAGCGGCTGGGACGTCTTCGTGCCGACCAACTACACCATCAGCACCTACGTGCAGCTCGGGCTGATCGAGCCGCTGGACCTGTCGCGCATCCCCAACTTCGACCCCAAGGCCTTCGAGGAACGCTTCATGGCCCAAGGCACGGTGGATGGCAAGGTCTACGCGGTGCCGAAGAACTGGGGCACCACCGGCATCGTCTACGATGCCAGCAAGGTCAAGGGCAGCCCGGATTCCTGGAAGCAGTTCTGGGACCTGACGCTGACTAGCGCCTCGGGCCGCACCATCGTCCACGACTACCAGCTCACTGCCATCGGCAACGCGCTCAAGTATTACGGCTACAGCTTCAACTCGCTGGACCCGAAGGAACTGGCCGAGGCCGAGAAGCTGCTGATCCAGGCCAAGCCGCACCTGTTCGCGATCAACTCCGACATCCAGCCCTCGCTGCGCAACGGCGACGCCTGGATGGCCATGGCCTGGACCGGCGACGCCTCGCAGCTGCACCGCGACAACCCGGACATGACCTTCGTGCTGGGCAAGGAAGGCGGCGAAATCTGGAGCGACTTCTTCGCCATTCCCAAGAGCGCCGAGCATCGCGACGCGGCCTACGCGTTCATCAACTACCTGCTCGATCCGCAGCACAACAAGCTGGAGGTGCTCTCCCACGGCTACCCGAGCGGGGACAAGCGTGTCGATGCGCTGCTCTCCAAGGAAATGCTCGACGACCCGATCATGTACCCGGCGGCCGAGCGTCTGTCGCCGCTGGAGTTCGGCGCCGCGGCGACCCTCACCAGCCCGGCGCGCGCCGAACTGATGGCGCGGTTCAAGGCGGCGTGAGGAACGTTGTCATCGTGAGCGCGGGAGATGGCGGATAACGCTCCGGCGTTATTCGCCCTACCGCAACGGCATGCCCATGCCCAAGGATTCGAACATGAACATCGCTGTCAGCGCCCCGTTGCCGCAGACCCAGGCGACGCCCACGGCCTCGCGTGCGAAAAGCCTCGGCCGGCGCGTCACGCTCCTGCTGCTCCTGCCGTCCACCCTGTGGTTCCTGCTATTGCTGCTGATGCCGCTGGTGATCATCCTGGTCTTCAGCTTTGGCGAACGCAGCGCCGTGGGCGGCTACGGCGGCGGGCTGACGCTGGAGAACTACCTGAACCTCGGTTCCCGCGCCCAGGCCTTCTGGAACACCCTGACCCTGGCGCCGCTGGGCACCCTGGCCTGCCTGCTGGCGGCCTACCCGCTGGCCTACTTCCTGGCGGTGAAGGTGCGACGCAATAAGTCGCTGCTGCTCACGCTGGTCATCGTGCCGTTCTGGACCAGCTTCCTGATCCGCACCTACGCCTGGATCTTCATCCTCAGCGGGCGCGGCATTCCCGCGCTGCTGGAGAGCTTCGGCATCGCCGACGTGCGTCTGATCAACACGCCCTACGCGGTGCTGATCGGCATCGTCTACGGCTACCTGCCGCTGATGGTGTTCCCCATCTATGTGACCCTGGAGAAGCTCGACAAGCGCCTGCTGGAAGCCTCCGGCGACCTCGGCGCGAGCGCCTTCGAGACCTTCCGCCGGATCACCCTGCCGCTCTCCGCGCCGGGGGTGATCACCGGGGTGATGCTGGTGTTCATCCTGCTCATGGGCGAGTTCCTGATCCCGGCGATCCTCGGCGGCGGCAAGGTGTTCTTCGTTGGCAACGCGCTGGTCGACCTGTTCCTGCAATCGCGCAACTGGCCGTTCGGCAGCGCGGTGGCGATGACCCTGGTGGCGATGATGCTGGTGATCATCGGTGTCTACCTGAAACTCGTGGCCCGCTATGGCGGCTCGCGCAACGACGGGGTGCTCTGACATGTGGCTGCGCAGTTACTCCACCTCGGTCTACCTGTTCCTCTACGCGCCCATCGCGCTGATCATGCTCTTCGCCTTCAACGCCGGGCGCAGCGGGCTGAGCTTCCAGTGCTGCTCGGTGCAGTGGTTCGGCCGCGCCTTCGGCAACCCGTTCATCATGGAAGCCCTGGGCAACAGCGCGCTGATCGCCTTCTGCTCGGCGCTGATCGCCACGCTGTTCGGCACCCTCGCAGTGTTCGGCCTGCAGCGGGTCGGCAAGCGCGTGCGCCTGCTGTTCGACGCGCTGACCTACTGCGCGATCATCGTGCCGGGTATCGTCATCGGCATCGCCACGCTGATCGCCTTCATCACCCTGTTCGACGTGGTGAACCCGCTGCTGGCGCTGCTGGATATCGGCCTGCCGAAACTCAACATGGGCTTCGGCACCGTCGTGGCGGCGCATTCGCTGTTCACCATGGCGCTGGTGATGGTGATCGTCCGCACCCGCGTCGAGGCGATGGACAAGTCGCTGCTGGAAGCCTCCGCCGACCTCTACGCGCCGCCGCTGGACACCTTCTGGCGCGTGACCCTGCCGCAGATCGCCCCGGCGATCCTGGCCGGCTTCCTGCTGGCGTTCACCTTCAGCTTCGACGACTTCATCATCGCCTTCTTCGTCGCCGGCTCGGAAACCACGCTGCCGATCTACATCTTCTCGTCGATCCGTCGCGGTATCACGCCCGAGATCAACGCCATCTCCACGGTGATCATCTGCGCCTCGCTGGCGCTGCTGTTCACCTCCCGCTACCTGCAGAACCGCCGCACCGGCGTTCAGGCCGCCTGAGGGCCGACTTCAAGGAGACTCGAGGATGCGCGACCAGCTCTACATCAACGGGCAGTGGGTCAGGCCGGACCTGGGCGGCCGTTTCACCAGCTTCGACCCGGCCACCGGCCAGCCGCTGCGCGAAGTACCGGCGGCCACCGAGGAAGACGTCGACCATGCCGTGCGCGCGGCGCGTACCGCGTTCAATCGTGGCTGGGGGCAGAGCCGCGGCGCCGAGCGCGCGGAGTGGCTGGAGGCGCTGGCCGGGGAGCTGGAACGCAACCAGGATTCGCTGGCCGAACTGGAAGTGCGCGACAACGGCAAGCCGCTGCCCGAGGCGCAATGGGACGTGGCCGACGCCATCGGCTGTTTCCGCTATTACGCCGATCTGGCGCGGGAGCTGGACGAGCGCCAGGACCAGACTCTGCCACTGCCCGACGAACGCTTCCGCTGCCGTATCCGCCAGGAGCCGGTGGGCGTGGCGGGGCAGATCATCCCCTGGAACTACCCGCTGCTGATGGCGGCGTGGAAGGTCGCGCCGGCCCTGGCAGCGGGCGCCACCTGCGTGCTCAAGCCATCCGAGCTGACGCCGCTGAGCGCCCTGGAACTGGCCGCCGCGGCGGACGCGATCGGGCTGCCGGCCGGCGTGCTGAACGTGCTGCCGGGGCTGGGCGCGGAGGCTGGTGGGCCGCTGAGCCAGCATCCCGGCGTGGACAAGCTGGCCTTCACCGGCAGCGTGCCAACCGGCTCGCGGATCATGTCGGCGGCAGCCCAGGACATCAAGAACGTCAGCCTGGAGCTGGGCGGCAAGTCGGCCTTCATCGTCTTCGACGACAGCGATATCGAGGCGGCGGTGGAATGGATTCTCTTCGGCATCTTCTGGAACCAGGGTCAGGTGTGCAGCGCCACCTCGCGCCTGCTGGTGCAGGAGGGCATCGCCCCGCGCCTGATCGAGCGTCTGGTGGAAGCGACCCGCGCCATCACCATCGGCAACGGCATGGAACCGGGCGTGCTGCTCGGCCCGCTGGTCAGCCAGGGGCAGCACGAGAAGGTGCTCGGTTTCGTCGACAAGGGCCGCGCTAGCGGCGCCCGCCTGCTCACCGGCGGCAAGCGTCCGGCGGGGCTGGAGCAGGGCTGGTTCATGGAGCCGGCGATCTTCGACGAGCCGGCCGAGGACGCGCTGATCTGGCGCGAGGAAATCTTCGGCCCGGTGCTCTGCGTGAAGCGCTTCAAGACCGAGGCCGAGGCCCTGCGCCTGGCCAACGACAGCCGCTTCGGCCTGGCCGGCGCGGTGATGTCGGGCGACCCGCAGCGTGCCGCGCGGGTAGCGGATGGGCTGCGGGCGGGGATCGTCTGGGTGAACTGCTCGCAACCCACCTTCACCCAGGCGCCCTGGGGCGGCATGAAGCACAGCGGCATCGGCCGCGAGCTGGGCGTGTGGGGGCTGGAGAACTACCTGGAGGTGAAGCAGGTGACGGAGTACGTCTCGGATCAGCCGTGGGGGTGGTACCTGAAGGGCTGAGGGTTTGTTGGTGGCAAACCTTCCTTGCGCGCTGTTGCAGGAGCAACTGTCTTCTTCGGGCTGGGTCCGTGCCACTGAATTCCCCTCACCCCAGCCCTGGCTGCGCGCCCCGCTCCTGAGGGAGAGGGAGCCGCCCGTGCCGGCTGACGCCAAGGTTTCATCCTGCACCGGCCGGTCCCCTCTCCCGCTTGCGGGAGAGGGTTAGGGTGAGGGGCTCTTGATCTTGTAATAGCGGGCTCCCGCGCTTCAATCGAGGTTATGCCCGATCCGCCAAAGCACGCCGCTCGGGTCGTGCAGGGTGAAGTCGCGCATCTTCCACGGCTGGTCTTCCAGTGCGCCAAGGCGGACGCCGTAGCGCTCGGCCAGGCCGGAGTCGCGCAGCTTCGCGTACCAGGCGTCGGCATCTTCCACCAGCAGGTGCAGCATCAGATTCTCGGCGAATTCCTTGACGTAAAAGTTCTGCAGCAGGAAGGCGCAGTGATCGCCGTGGTGGAAGTAGGCAAGCTCCTCGGAACTCCACGGCGAGGTGAAGCCCAGGTCCTTGTAGAACTGCTGGGAGAGTGCGAAATCGCGGGCGGGGACGAAGACTTTCAGTTCAACGCTGGCAGTGCTCATGAGGCAACCTTCCTGGTTAATGCGTGAGCAGGCTTTCACGACGGCAATGGATCAGGCCGCCTCTGGCGGGCGGCTGGCCGCGAGTCTAACTCAGAGCTGGCGCTGCATGTAGCGATGGCTGGACACGCCCGGCAGCGTCGAGGCCCGCTCCACCTGCACGCCGAAGCCGAAGCGTTCATAGAGCGCCTGTGCCTTGGGGTTGGCCACCGAAACGTCCAGCGCTGCGATGGGCAGGTCGCTGTCGCGGCCGATCTGCAGGAAGTGCTCGATCAGCTGGCTGCCCAGCCCCTCGCCGCGAAGGTCCGGCGTGACGCCCAGATGCGCGAGGTACAAGGTGCGCCGGGGCGGCGGGCAGATGATCTTCTCCAGTTGCAGGCCACGGCGGATGACGCCGGGCGCGCCCAGGCCGAAGTAGCCGAGGATCTGCCGCGTGGCCGCGAGCATGTAGCCCAGGGTCACCTCGCCGCCGAACACCGTGCCGGCCGCCACCACCTGGCCATCCTGTTCGCCAACCCAGTGCTGGCGCCAGCCGAATTGGCCACCACCCTGGACAAAGGCGTAACGCAGGAAGTCCTGCGCGCTGTTGCGGCCGGGGCGGGCGAAGGCGTAGTCGAAGGCATCGGGGCC includes these proteins:
- a CDS encoding SDR family oxidoreductase, giving the protein MPRKFFAQQIYRHKVVLVSGGCSGIGRALVLRFAQAGAHPVILDLDQSALDSLVQHLREHLGVEALGLRCDIADTESVQRSVALAIERFGGIDVLVNNAGITHRSLFIETELAVFRRVMAVNFYGALHCTQAALPSLLERRGQIVVLSSLTGFAPLLYRSAYNASKHALHGLFDTLRMELDGTGVAITLACPGFTATDLRKNALVGDGSVIRQPAVVLGAEVASPRDVAEAIYQGALQRRRLLVLSNVNWRARILARFFPRLFEKLLVPKMSGLRPGH
- a CDS encoding VOC family protein; protein product: MSDQPSYPPSCISHISIGTNDYPRAKAFYDAVLRTLGCQQIMEHPGAVAYGREFPEFWVQKPIDGRPAGVGNGTHFGFMANSREQVDAFYRAAIAAGATDDGAPGPRPLYGDPYYGCFIRDLDGHKIEASFWDMSLAGGGFDSHSH
- a CDS encoding YciC family protein is translated as MNPLSILRDTWYFFSRHVGTLVPLCLPWIVIETLVQQQINLAAGSQNFAPWGMAAGLVFYPIYTASLILYMIDAGEGAERGVRELWSAALRLWPAFALLSAITSLLIVVGLSLLVLPGIFIMIKLAFSEFLLVQRGQTPIDSMRESFRLTTGHFFLVLVTSLAILAPVWIAEGWINDIGKDSPVAGVALHSLSGFFQLLLTVAAYRIFILLPERDS
- a CDS encoding DUF2076 domain-containing protein, which encodes MNSEEQSLIDGLFTRLRDAEAQTAPRDPQAEAQINQHLVQQPAAPYYMAQAMLIQEAAIKRLDQRVKELEAQAQQSRPSSGGFLAGLFGGGQSQEQRPAQPQQRPDGWGQTRFSQPGGGNANYASNPTSNPNDWRPAQAPAAQAAPQGGGFLRGALQTAAGVAGGVMVANALTSLFHSSQPQEIVEVIQEQPVQPEPSSFNDSLPDDSLQNGDRYADNGFSDANYDDSGSFGDDSGFFGGDDGDMFS
- a CDS encoding NYN domain-containing protein, which gives rise to MKTIALFADVQNLYYTVRQAYGCHFNYAALWAELSAQGTIVQAYAYAIDRGDARQQQFQQILRKLGFTVKLKPYIQRADGSAKGDWDVGITIDILDAAPNVDEVVLASGDGDFDLLLDRVRAGGTDATAYGVPGLTAQALIRAASRYVPIEGALLLRS
- a CDS encoding DEAD/DEAH box helicase produces the protein MTFATLGLIDPLLRALDGLGYQNPTAVQAQAIPAVLKGRDLLAAAQTGTGKTAGFALPLLQKLLHEGPQVAANSIRALVLVPTRELAEQVHESFRAYGQHVPLRTAVAYGGVSINPQMMKLRKGVDVLVATPGRLLDLYRQNALKFTQLQALVLDEADRMLDLGFARELDEVFAALPKRRQTLLFSATFSDAIRQMARELLRDPLTIDVAPRNTAAKTVKQHLVTVDKKRKAELFLHLMREQGWRQALVFAKTRKGVDELVGLLQKEGIRADSIHGDKPQPSRLRALARFKAGDVDFLIATDVAARGLDIEEMPLVVNFDLPIVPEDYVHRIGRTGRAGASGQAISLVCADEVQQLAAIETLIGQTLQRQEEDGFEAEHRVPVTAPGGQITKKPKKPKQPKVPEGKPGKVHLGSLLDDKPQVKAVRKAPGFGLGGKPAGGKSPSGKSPAGKPGGKGGRRP
- a CDS encoding LuxR C-terminal-related transcriptional regulator → MRHKELKAWTGGVAHLLSLAPGRPRLLGLSQWLQQVCAVDNFVLFVYEGNHRPLDLFDTFPADVRHVYVEDYQVGPYLLDPFYLACTRHQAPGLWRLRQFAPDHFYLGEYYQTYYQQTGLTEEIAFFVDLADGATAVLSLMRKASSPAYSRDEMQLLECARPVVEQVVREAWELRRAQPRPAQDLDYQIREAFDQFGAQLLTPREQEIVQLLLRGHSSASVAEQLDISPGTVKIHRKNIYAKLGIGSQSELLGLFIRELAGRDAAGGMRAVG
- a CDS encoding ABC transporter ATP-binding protein, producing the protein MESGQDVDIEFRNVVKRYGSVPAVNGLSFKVKRGAFHSFLGSSGCGKTTTLRMIAGFEQPSEGEVLLAGQAVAGVPAHQRAVNMVFQHYALFPHLTVAENIAYGLRYRTPRPDRAQQRRMADEALEMVRLSGFGTRKPHELSGGQQQRVALARALVNKPTVLLLDEPLAALDRKLRKEMQSELLRLQREVGITFVLVTHDQEEALSMSDSISIMKDGLIIQTATPEALYETPASRYVADFIGESNLFAGTVRRLDSGRVVLGTPAGLELSSPPTPTGPSLSPQAEGCIAVRPELVGIAAADSELQRDVRLKGRVEDRIYLGNLTEYRVRTDAFGIVCVRVPRKAGGEAEAFEHGAPVQVGWNQASGLAMAL